The Bosea beijingensis genome contains the following window.
CGCGGCGAGATCGGCGACCAGTTGCTTGATATAGACCGAGAGCCGCTCGTCGAAGCCGCGCTCGGCCGAGCGGCGATAGAAGGTGGTGAGACCGACGCCGGCCAGCACCAGGATCGTGACGCAGCAGACGGCGGCCGAGAAGAACAGCCGCGTTCCCAGCGAATAGCGATGGGATTTGAGCGGCATCGCCCGCGATCAGACCTTTTCCGGAGCGGCGGCGATATAGCCGAGCCCCCGGACAGTCTCGATGACATCGACGCCGAGCTTCTTGCGCAAGCGGCCGACGAAGACCTCGATCGTGTTCGAATCGCGGTCGAAGTCCTGATCGTAGAGATGCTCGACCAGCTCGGTCCGCGACACCACCCGGCCCTGATGATGCATCAGGTACGAAAGCAGGCGGTATTCGTGCGAAGTGAGCTTCACCGGATTGCCGTCGACGACGACGCGGCTCGCGCGCGTGTCGAGCCGGACGGGACCGCAGACCAGCTCCGACGTGGCATGACCTGCGGCGCGGCGCAGCAACGCCCGGACGCGCGCCAGCAATTCCTCGATATGGAAGGGCTTCACGACATAGTCGTCGGCGCCGGCATCGAAGCCCGAGACCTTGTCGCTCCAGCGATCACGGGCGGTCAGGATCAGCACCGGCATGGTCTTGCCGGCGCGGCGCCAGCCCTGCAGGACGGCGACGCCGTCGACCTTGGGCAGGCCGAGATCGAGAATCACCGCGTCATAGGGCTCGGCTTCGCCAAGATAGAGGCCTTCCTCGCCGTCAAAAGCCTTGTCGACGGCGTAGCCGGCATTCTCCAGCGCGGTCACGATCTGGCGGTTGAGGTCCTTGTCGTCCTCGACGACGAGCAATCTCACGGTAGGGTCGCTCCAGTTGGGTGGCGCTGCGACGGTTGTCAGCGGATGGTGGCGATCTTGCCGGATTGTCCTTCCAGCGTCACCCTCGCGACGCGGCCGTCACGCTTCAACGTCGTGACCACATAGACGAAATCCTCGCCCTGGCGACACAGCCTGATGCGGACGACCTCGCCCGGCGCGGCATGGCGGGCATGGCGCGAGGCCTCGGCCGGCTGCATCACGCGCCCTTCGGCCACGGCGTCGCGCGTCTCTTCGGAGGACAGGCAGGAGATCGGCGTCGCATCGTCGACCCGAACGATCGGCATCGGCGAAGCGGCGATGAGCGCAAAAGCAAGGATCGGTTCGACCAGCATCGTCGACATGGCTAAGCCCGTCCGCGTGAATGCGCCATGAATGCATCGCCTCGTTCACAAGTTACAGTAGATCAGCGCACGGGAATCCGTCCATGCCATTCGCGACCACGCCCGA
Protein-coding sequences here:
- a CDS encoding PepSY domain-containing protein; the encoded protein is MSTMLVEPILAFALIAASPMPIVRVDDATPISCLSSEETRDAVAEGRVMQPAEASRHARHAAPGEVVRIRLCRQGEDFVYVVTTLKRDGRVARVTLEGQSGKIATIR
- a CDS encoding response regulator transcription factor yields the protein MRLLVVEDDKDLNRQIVTALENAGYAVDKAFDGEEGLYLGEAEPYDAVILDLGLPKVDGVAVLQGWRRAGKTMPVLILTARDRWSDKVSGFDAGADDYVVKPFHIEELLARVRALLRRAAGHATSELVCGPVRLDTRASRVVVDGNPVKLTSHEYRLLSYLMHHQGRVVSRTELVEHLYDQDFDRDSNTIEVFVGRLRKKLGVDVIETVRGLGYIAAAPEKV